Genomic segment of Verrucomicrobiota bacterium:
TGTCCGAATCCACCAAGAACTTTTATTTGTCTCAACTAAAGAAAAACTGATTATTCAAAGTGCCCTAAACCTCAAATAAAAAAACATTATGGGAAAGCATGGATACAATCACGGAGATATCGGCTGGATGCAGCTCGGAACGTCAGAACCAACCTCAGCACTTCAGTTTTACAGTGATCTGGTAGGGTGGAGTAATAATGGTGAACCGATGCCCGGCTATCATGTATTCGGGAGCGGTGGCGAAAACTTCGGCGGCATTATGGCTCTTGAAAAAGGTCAACCGGGCCCTGCCTGGGTTCCGTTTATAACAGTCAACGACATCGAAGCATCAGTTGCCAAAGCTCAGGAATTGGGTGGATCTGTTGTTCAACCAGTTACATCTATTGGAGAGGCAGGCAGTATTGCTGTCATTGCTGACCCAACTGGAGCAGTAACCGGTCTTGCTCAATACACGACCGGACCGACCGAATAATTAAAACCATTGGTTTTATTCAAGCCGTCGGATGTTCTGGCGGCTTTTTTTATCGCCACTCATGTTTGGGATACCGACCTGCCAGCTCCTTCTTAATTGCCGGATAGGCGGAGGTCCAGAAGGTCTCTAGGTTGTCCGTGATTTGTACGGGACGCTGATTCGGTGCAAGAATCTCCAGCCTTAACGGGATTTTCCCATCGGCCAACGAGGGGGTAGTTTTTACATCATAGAGCTCCTGTATTCTGGCCGCAATAACCGGTGAACCTTCTTCCAAATACCGTACTTTGCAGCTGCGCTTCTCGGAAATTTGGATGCGCTCTGGAGCGAAGTAATCAAGTGCTGCTTTTTGTTCGGTGGATAGCCAGGCTTTTAGTGTGGGCCAGGGATCGCGATCCTTTATATCCTTGTAACCGAGACCGCCGAGGCAGATGTGTTCCAACAAGGTCAAACGATCTTCGTCCTTTATAGATGGCATCTCTAATTCCGGCATGGCCTTCGCAAGAAAGTTGAGACGCATGATCCAATTTTCGACCGAACTATCCCACTTTTTTAAGGTGAGTGTGCCGTCATAAACTTTTTGGGCCAGAAGCTCTGCCGCTTTTTCTTCAGGTGGTTCTTTGTCCGGAGAAGTGGTGAGTACGAGATCTCGAAACGTTTTCGTTCTTAGTCCTTCGACTCGTCGAATTGCAGGGTTGAATATGACTTCTGCCGATTCTTTCAAATCACCTGGAAAGAGTTCTTCTAGCCAACTCTCTTCCACGGCGGAAACTTGTCCAAGAAGAACCGAAACATCCTTACCTTGAATTTCGTTAATCTCCATTGCCACAATCAAAGGCGATTCGATAACAACTGTGCTCCTGTGAAGTTCACCTCGACGATTGTGGACGAGAGCACATAGACGAGTGCCTTTGTCCAAACGCTTTGCCAATTGATCGCTGAACCCTGCTAATATGGATTTTCGGAGTCCGGTCCCATCGGTGTTCTTTTGCTCAAGTGACAGTCCCTGCCTTTCTGCCAGCTTTAGGAGTTGTTGGCCTATTTGTCCTGCCTGGCGGGCCGAACCTGCGTGGATTGCGATGGCCCTGCAAGCATCGGTCTGGAAACGGTAGCCTTCCGCATAGTGGTAGGCTTGGATCTCCACTTGCAAATCCGAGGTGATTTCTTCGCCCCAAATCTTTTCCCTTTCGGTATCTATTCGTTTATCTTTGGATTGTAAAAGGAGACTCTTTCCCTGGCTTAATGCAACCGCCAGGCAAACTTCTGGAACGCAATGATATTGATCGGCCGTAATCAGCATCCGCGCGTGACGTGGATGCGCAGGAAAGGAGACCATTTGCTTCCCGAGAGGTGTGATCCTTAAATGTTCGCGCTCCAAGGCGCCCAAATCTTTCAGCAGCTCAAGTGCACGGATGTAGCTTTTTTCGGTCGGTGCTTCTATCCAATCGAATTGCTCTAAATCCTTAGTTCCTGCTGCAGTTAGCATCAGCAAGGTCTCTGCGAGATCAATACGATGAATTTCCGCCGCTTCCTGATCCTGGCGAACTTCGTGGTCGGTTTTTGACCAGAGTCGCATGCAAATCCCCGGTTCTGTTCGCCCGGCACGACCAGCCCTTTGATCGGCTGAAGCCCGACTGATCTTTTCAATTAACAGGGTATTGATTCCTCGGTGTGGATCGAAATTCGCCGCACGAACCAAACCGGAGTCAATGACAGCCGTTACGCCATCAATAGTGATCGAAGTTTCCGCAACATTCGTTGCCACAATGACCTTTCGTTCGGTATATTTATTTACTGCGGCGTCCTGCTGTTCGGGCGACAGATCTCCATAAAGGGGCAGGACTTTCCAGCCTCGCGTGCTGCGGTCATTTTTCAATTGATCGATAGTCTTACGAATCTCAAATGCGCCCGGCATGAATATAAGCGCATCCCCTGACTTCGATTCCTGGCTCCATTTTCTAAAGGCTTCGGTAGCCGCTTCCCATACGGGTCTCTGGTTGCCGGTTCCCAGTGGCTGGTAGGATATCTCAACCGGGAAAGTACGTCCTTTTGTCGTGATGATATCACTGTCTGGTAAGTAATTTTTCAATATGCCCGTTTCCAACGTAGCCGACATGACAACAATAAGTAAATCTGGCCGTTTTGTCGCCTGTAGTTGTTTTGCCAATGCCAGGGCGATGTCGCCCTCAATATGCCTTTCATGAAATTCATCAAACACCAACGCGGAGATTCCATTCAAATCCGGCTCACCCAACAGCTGACGAACGAGAACCCCTTCCGTGACCAGACGTATCCTCGTGCTCTTCGACGTCCGATTTTCAAAACGAATTTGGTAACCGACTTCTCCCCCAAGTTCGGTATTTCTCTCTTCCGCAATGCGTTTGGAGAGTAACCTTGTGGCAAGACGTCTTGGCTGAAGAACCACGCATTGGCCGGTTCCAAGACAGTCGTTGTCCAGAAGCATCTGGGGAATCTGAGTTGATTTTCCCGAACCAGTAGGTGCCTGAAGAATTATCTGTCGCTTATGGCCAGCAGAGGAAATTAACGCCTCTTCTATATCAAAAATCGGAAGTCTCATTCGAGATAAACCGAGCATTCAGGGTCCCACGAAGGTAAACAGATTGCCAGGAAAAGTACGTCCTCGTCCGACTCATTCCAGATTTTGTGAGGAACGCCCGTAGGTATCAAAACAGCGTCTCCCGCGACCAAGGTCGATTGCTCTTCTCCTAAAATCATTTGAGCCGTGCCTGAGATCATGTAATAAGATTCCTCTGCCTTTGGGTGATAATGTTTGGCGGCACCTTTTCCCGGCGGAAGCGTGATTTGCGCAACTCCGTGGCGCGGATTTTTCGGCTCCGAATAAAGGCCGATAAGTTCGTGAATGATCTCCCCTGTCGGTGTGATCATGGGTTCTGTTTCTGGGGTTACTCTGGCGGTATGCATCATTTTAAATTTCTATTTTTTCTCTGTTTCTATAATCAAGGTATTGCCTGAAAACCTGGGCAAAAGTCGCTGGTCGAATTCCATTCTCACGGTGTAGCCTCACGATCTCCGATGCAATTCTCCATTGTTGGAACAAAATCCTGTAGGCGGTGAAAAGTCCATTCTTTGGATCATAAATCGAGGTTGCTTCCGATGAGATTCCATTGAGTTCGAGGACGCGAATATTTTCACCCTTTTTTAAGTCCTCGACAGTCGGGACTTTGACATCGAATCGACCAAAGTAAAATCCATCAAAAGTTTTTGATATCCGGTCAATCTCGGCTTCCAGATTTGGAGTTAGTAAATGGGTGCCATCAAGAAAGATGCTTCCTCTTGAGTGCGTACCAATTTCGGTTAATTTTATCTCCTCACCCTTTGGCGGGATTTCAAATAGGCGCTTAACATATTTCCTGGTAAAAAAAGGAGCCATGGCCAACGCACGCTCGTTGTTCAGTATCAGTTCTTCCAAAGATTGTTTCCCGTCTCCGGTAACAGCTTTCAATCGTTTGTCTGTTATTGAGAAAATATGACCTGCTTCTTCATTGGGCAGCCTGTAATAAAAAATCCCATACTCAAGTCCGTCGACGAACTCCTGCACGATTATGTCCTCCTGACTTTTTTCGAAGTATGCTTCGGCTTCCTCCTCTGAATGAATGATTGCAACGCCTAGTCCTCGTTCGCCTATGTCAGGTTTTAAAACCACTGGAAACTGAAGATTTAGCTTGCGCAATTGTTCCCTGAATCGTGCGCACCGTACTTCGATTTCAGTCGACTGAGTAATCAAGGCGAAACGGGGAATCACCGAGCCGGCAGGTGTTAAGGCAGTAAGAATTTCATGCTTGGACTCTAACACTAATCCACTCATCGGCATACCTGGATTCGTTGCCGTAAACCAAGTAAAACAACGGTGCTTTATGCCGAGCCAAGCTACGTAAATAACGATGGGCGGATAAAATTTCCAAAGCGGCCAGTATTCCCAGCGTGAAAAACGCAGCCATTTACCTTTAAGCAATCTACGTCCGCGATGGCTAAACAGTGGCACCACAATCTTGAGCAGCGTCAGCAATAAGAATACAACGCCGAGCAGCCCAGGGAGCGCGAAGTGTTGGTACACTTCAAACCATTCCAGCATGTGTCCACCGAGTACCGTACTGACTCCAACAAGAAGGGGTGTCCAAATTATAGCGGCAAAGAGAAAGTAGATTGTGAAACGCAGAAAACTTACCCCGAGAATGCCGGCGGTAAAATAGGTAGCCAAGCGTGTGCCGGGAAAAAAACGCGTTATGAAGATCAAAAAAAATCCTCGTTTTTCAAACCACTGGGAGCTGCGTACCATTTCCGCTTCTGACACGAACCATTTCAAAGGGGCACGTCTTACGAAATCTTTTCCAAGCCAACGGCCAGCCAGGTAGAGTAGCATGTCGCCGACAAAAATTCCCACCAAGCATGCTGAAGTAGCGGAAATAAACCCAATGACTCCCTTGGCCACCATGAGCCCTGCACTAATGGAAGTTAGGTCTTCACTGACGAAGGTAGCCACGGCTAGCAATAACCAAAGAACTACCAGACCAATCCCGTCAGCGGATCGTGGGCGGTATTCAAAGACCTGTGTTGTTTCGGCTATTCTGACTGAGGATGCTTGGCTTTTGTTCAGAGCAGTTCCAGCTTCTGTACGGCGAATGAAATCTGCCATAGGTGGACCCGTTAGTTCCGGTTTTGAAATAATAAACATATGGCTTCCAGGAAGCAGAGCTAACTCACTTTGCGGAATGATGCGGTGATGTTCCACTGCTGCCTCGATGGGAACCAAAGGGTCATCCTCCGCATGCAGGATGAGCGTTGGCACGGTTACCTCTTCAAGGTAATCCCGTAGATTCCGCTGGTCGGTGTCAAAGAAGTTTCGTCCATAGGGAACATTGAGGATAGCATTATCCATCCAACCAAAGTGCGGTACGCATTCCTGCAGAAGCCAGAGCCCGGCCAGTTGAGCTCCATGGATTGCGTGGTTGATAAAGTAATCACCGAGTAGCTCAAGTTCCTGTACCCCAATTGAAGATACCAATTGCAATGACTTAACTTTTTCTGGAAATGCATGGATATACTCGATCGAAACACCACCACCCATACTGTAGCCGGACAGGTGAAATTGTTCGATGCCTAACTCCACCATCAACTGATCCAAATAATATGCGTGAGCCAATATCGAGTAATCTTCAATGGTTCTATTTGATCCGCCAAAACCCGGAAGATCGGGAACGATCAACCTGAATTGCCCTCGCAGATTTCGAATGATTGATCGGAGGGAAGACGATGCCACCGGGCTTCCATGAAGGATCACCAACGTGGGTGAGTTTGGTTCATCGGCAGGGATATCGAGATAGGCAAGGCTTATCTTATTCCCGAGCGGCCTGGAGCCATCCATTTCGAGCATCTCAATAAACGATTGCCCTTCGATATAGGGAAACTGGTCAGGTTGAAATAGTCGTGTCGTGTGTGAAGCAAGTAAAACGACGACATATACAAGGATTAGATACTTGGGTGAAAAGATCCTTCGGCGTTTTTGTTGAGCGCCCATACTTAGGAACGTGGGAGGGTCACAATAATTGAAGGATTCAACTGAACCGTATCGTCTGGCCTTGCGCGATAGTCCATGCTTACCGTCGATTCACTCACATCAATCCTACAGACGCTGATGGTCCTGGCATCAGGCCTTGTCATTAATGCCGAGTGTGTCGAGGGTTCCGGTTGAGCGCTCATGTGAAACGTTTCCAGAGCACCAATTTGGTCTTCAGCTTCGGCAACGGTTTTGGCGAAATGACTTCTCCTGGCTGCAATGACTTCATCCGTTTTAAATGATGAAGTCGAAATTGGCAGATCGCTTGCCTTAAGGTAGGACGAATATGTTTCCTTACCATCCCAGGTTAGCAGCATGGCTTTGCCTGATGCTTCGATGCTGAGAAAGTGCAAGGGAGGGTAGGGAGAGAAATCCTCTTTATTTAATGCCATTTCAATCTCAGCCAAGGAGCTGCAGTTTGAAAACTTTAAGGGCAAATACCCTCTCGATTGGGGATGAGTAGGCTTGTAGAAAACTTCCGCATCGTAGTAGTTGAGCAGCCCCATCGAGATTCCGTGTTCATTAACCAGAAGCCAGGTTCCACCGCCCTGGGGATCTTTGGGACTTAGAAACTTTGTTTCTTTCGACTCTCCCTCCTTGGGTGGCTGAGCCAGTTCGCGTTGCCGGCTTTCGTCCCGGTTAAAAAACAATGTGTATCCGTTATCTTGAATACACCAACTTACTGTGCACATTGAGCGTCGAGAGATTTTCTAAAACGCAAGGTGGATGGGGCTACACCGAAATCGTTCGGAGGCTCGACCTTGTCTGCTGAGCACAAAGTCACTATCAGTGCGTAATGATGTATGGTGTGGCTAATTAGAAACTGCAATTCACGGCGTAAACTGGAGTCGCTCCATTTTTGAATTTCATCATGGTTGGCGTTGCTATCCATTTTAACCTTTAATGGTAGGTCTAAATTGCTTGTGGCCAGTGAATTTAAAAATTCTACCAGCTCCGCCATTTTGTTTGCGGCGTAGTCAGGATTAGTTTCGAGAAACTCATTTCTGGGTCTGGCATCGTAGTCTACCCGGCCTGTTTTGACTCCTTCTTCCAAACAGATAAAGTGATCAAGGTTGTGCCTTACATGTCCACCGATGGTTGAGTTGTAACGGCAGGCCTGAGTCTTTGTATAGAGTTCAGCATTCAAAGAAGACATGAGCTGAATACCCTGCTTGAGACATTCTATTGTATCTTGTATAATGATCTCCATTGAATCAGGTCTTAGGCACCAAGACAGATTTTTAAATGAGCATAGTGAAGGTAAACGCCGGGATTAATCAAGATTTCAATCGACGTTTCCTATCCTGAGGGATGAATGTAGTCAAAATTTCCGCCTTCACTTACGATTGTGTGATTTCTTTAAATGAAGGCAGAAGGATTGCCCTTGGTTGTATTCACCAATCCTGGCCCTAATTCCGGGACTTTCAGTCAATCCTCGTTTTCAATAACAACCGCGGTGCCGTATGCGACCATTTCGGCTGCCCCTTCCATCACCATGGAAGTGGCCATGCGAACACCCAGGACAGCGTTGGCTCCCATGCGCTCCGCATCATCTTTCATACGGTCGATCGATTGTTCGCGCACCTCTGCCATCAGCTTTGTGTATTCGTGAATTTCCCCTCCGACCATGTTTTTGAAAAATGCTCCAATGTCTTTGCCCAGGTGCCGGGCACGTATGGCATTGCCCCTGGCTATGCCTATAACCCTGACAATTTTTTTGCCCGGTATGTCATTTGTTGTAGCTGCAATCATCGTTTAACTTCCTTGTAGGGATCAACTTTGTGGGTCGCGATTCGTTCGCGGATCATAAGCGTTAAATAAGTTAAGCCTCCAATCACAATCGCCGCCAGGGGCAGCTTGAATTGCCAACCTCCGGAATTGCTGAAGAAAAATGAATAAAGGCCAATAAAAAACAGGATCGAATAACCACCTATAATCATCCAGATCGCTGCTTCTTTTGCAAATCTTGAGTAGGGGCTTCTCCAAAGTTCTCTCAAGACTTTGTCTCCCGGTTCTTCAAAGGACAGGCCTTGAAGTGTAGTGTGCGCTTCAAGAAGGGAGTCATATTCATGCCTCCAACGTTCGTTTTTACGGAGCAAGTCGCTAATGTAATTGGCTTCTTCGGCGTTCAGCTCTCCGTCCAACAGGCCCATCAAAAGGCCTTGGATTTCGTCGTCTGATTTTTGCATAACATGTACCTCTCTAGTTAGGAAAAGATTTTTCTGCTGCGTTGAAGGCATCTCGAAACGCACTTCGTGCGTGAAACAGGCGGCTCATAACGGTGCCGCGTGGAATTTCCAGTAACTCAGCGATCTCCTCATAACTTT
This window contains:
- the hrpB gene encoding ATP-dependent helicase HrpB, translating into MRLPIFDIEEALISSAGHKRQIILQAPTGSGKSTQIPQMLLDNDCLGTGQCVVLQPRRLATRLLSKRIAEERNTELGGEVGYQIRFENRTSKSTRIRLVTEGVLVRQLLGEPDLNGISALVFDEFHERHIEGDIALALAKQLQATKRPDLLIVVMSATLETGILKNYLPDSDIITTKGRTFPVEISYQPLGTGNQRPVWEAATEAFRKWSQESKSGDALIFMPGAFEIRKTIDQLKNDRSTRGWKVLPLYGDLSPEQQDAAVNKYTERKVIVATNVAETSITIDGVTAVIDSGLVRAANFDPHRGINTLLIEKISRASADQRAGRAGRTEPGICMRLWSKTDHEVRQDQEAAEIHRIDLAETLLMLTAAGTKDLEQFDWIEAPTEKSYIRALELLKDLGALEREHLRITPLGKQMVSFPAHPRHARMLITADQYHCVPEVCLAVALSQGKSLLLQSKDKRIDTEREKIWGEEITSDLQVEIQAYHYAEGYRFQTDACRAIAIHAGSARQAGQIGQQLLKLAERQGLSLEQKNTDGTGLRKSILAGFSDQLAKRLDKGTRLCALVHNRRGELHRSTVVIESPLIVAMEINEIQGKDVSVLLGQVSAVEESWLEELFPGDLKESAEVIFNPAIRRVEGLRTKTFRDLVLTTSPDKEPPEEKAAELLAQKVYDGTLTLKKWDSSVENWIMRLNFLAKAMPELEMPSIKDEDRLTLLEHICLGGLGYKDIKDRDPWPTLKAWLSTEQKAALDYFAPERIQISEKRSCKVRYLEEGSPVIAARIQELYDVKTTPSLADGKIPLRLEILAPNQRPVQITDNLETFWTSAYPAIKKELAGRYPKHEWR
- a CDS encoding cupin domain-containing protein → MITPTGEIIHELIGLYSEPKNPRHGVAQITLPPGKGAAKHYHPKAEESYYMISGTAQMILGEEQSTLVAGDAVLIPTGVPHKIWNESDEDVLFLAICLPSWDPECSVYLE
- a CDS encoding YbjQ family protein — translated: MIAATTNDIPGKKIVRVIGIARGNAIRARHLGKDIGAFFKNMVGGEIHEYTKLMAEVREQSIDRMKDDAERMGANAVLGVRMATSMVMEGAAEMVAYGTAVVIENED
- a CDS encoding VOC family protein codes for the protein MGKHGYNHGDIGWMQLGTSEPTSALQFYSDLVGWSNNGEPMPGYHVFGSGGENFGGIMALEKGQPGPAWVPFITVNDIEASVAKAQELGGSVVQPVTSIGEAGSIAVIADPTGAVTGLAQYTTGPTE
- a CDS encoding NRDE family protein; this encodes MCTVSWCIQDNGYTLFFNRDESRQRELAQPPKEGESKETKFLSPKDPQGGGTWLLVNEHGISMGLLNYYDAEVFYKPTHPQSRGYLPLKFSNCSSLAEIEMALNKEDFSPYPPLHFLSIEASGKAMLLTWDGKETYSSYLKASDLPISTSSFKTDEVIAARRSHFAKTVAEAEDQIGALETFHMSAQPEPSTHSALMTRPDARTISVCRIDVSESTVSMDYRARPDDTVQLNPSIIVTLPRS
- a CDS encoding alpha/beta fold hydrolase, whose translation is MGAQQKRRRIFSPKYLILVYVVVLLASHTTRLFQPDQFPYIEGQSFIEMLEMDGSRPLGNKISLAYLDIPADEPNSPTLVILHGSPVASSSLRSIIRNLRGQFRLIVPDLPGFGGSNRTIEDYSILAHAYYLDQLMVELGIEQFHLSGYSMGGGVSIEYIHAFPEKVKSLQLVSSIGVQELELLGDYFINHAIHGAQLAGLWLLQECVPHFGWMDNAILNVPYGRNFFDTDQRNLRDYLEEVTVPTLILHAEDDPLVPIEAAVEHHRIIPQSELALLPGSHMFIISKPELTGPPMADFIRRTEAGTALNKSQASSVRIAETTQVFEYRPRSADGIGLVVLWLLLAVATFVSEDLTSISAGLMVAKGVIGFISATSACLVGIFVGDMLLYLAGRWLGKDFVRRAPLKWFVSEAEMVRSSQWFEKRGFFLIFITRFFPGTRLATYFTAGILGVSFLRFTIYFLFAAIIWTPLLVGVSTVLGGHMLEWFEVYQHFALPGLLGVVFLLLTLLKIVVPLFSHRGRRLLKGKWLRFSRWEYWPLWKFYPPIVIYVAWLGIKHRCFTWFTATNPGMPMSGLVLESKHEILTALTPAGSVIPRFALITQSTEIEVRCARFREQLRKLNLQFPVVLKPDIGERGLGVAIIHSEEEAEAYFEKSQEDIIVQEFVDGLEYGIFYYRLPNEEAGHIFSITDKRLKAVTGDGKQSLEELILNNERALAMAPFFTRKYVKRLFEIPPKGEEIKLTEIGTHSRGSIFLDGTHLLTPNLEAEIDRISKTFDGFYFGRFDVKVPTVEDLKKGENIRVLELNGISSEATSIYDPKNGLFTAYRILFQQWRIASEIVRLHRENGIRPATFAQVFRQYLDYRNREKIEI
- a CDS encoding DinB family protein, which codes for MEIIIQDTIECLKQGIQLMSSLNAELYTKTQACRYNSTIGGHVRHNLDHFICLEEGVKTGRVDYDARPRNEFLETNPDYAANKMAELVEFLNSLATSNLDLPLKVKMDSNANHDEIQKWSDSSLRRELQFLISHTIHHYALIVTLCSADKVEPPNDFGVAPSTLRFRKSLDAQCAQ